The Ochrobactrum sp. BTU1 region TGCTGTTCTTGGCGTGCTGGCGCTGATTGATCTTAGTCTTGCTGCCAATCTTTTGATGATCGTGATCTTCGCGGGCTATGAGAATTTCGTCAGCCGCATGGATCTGGCCGATCACAAGGATCGCCCTGATTGGCAGGGTGAAGTCGATTTCTCGGCGCTGAAGTTGAAGCTCGTAGCCTCGATTGTTGCAATTTCCGGTATCCATCTCCTTAAGGTGTTCATGGATGTTGCCAAATATTCGGCCGATCACATCAAGTGGATGGTCGTCATTCATCTGGTCTTCGTGATTTCGGGCGTGCTTCTGGCCGCTATGGACTGGATCGCCAATCATGGCAAGACGTTGAAGAAGTCCAAGGCATCCAAAGCGTCAGACTAACTTTGTTCAATTGCGTCGGCTTCGCGAAGACGATAGCCGACGCCTGTTTCCGTCAGAATATAATGCGGCTGATCGGGAGATTTCTCGATCTTCTGGCGCAGCTGACGAACATAGATGCGCAGATATTGAACATCCGCCGCCGGACCCCAGACGTGGCTTAGAATATATTGATGTGTCAGCACCTTGCCTGCGTGCTGCACGAGCAGGCGCAGGATTTCATATTCCTTTGGAGAGAGCTTTATCTCCATCTCATCAAGCTTCACAATGCGCCTGACCAGATCGACCGACAATCCATTGCTCTGAAAGACAGGCTTTTCTCCCTGCTGTTGCAGTTTATGGCGTAGCGCCACGCGCGTTCTTGCTGCTAGTTCCTTCATCCCAAAGGGCTTGCTGATATAATCGTCGGCACCCGCTTCTAGCGCTCGTACTATGCCCGCTTCATCGGTGCGGCTTGAAAGAATAAGAACTGGCAGTGTCAGTCCCTGTTCACGCCACAGACGGAGCAGCTCATGGCCGTCGGTATCGGGCAGACCAAGGTCAAGCAGAACGAGATCAGGATTTTCGCTTTGAAGCAGCATGTCTGCTTCGCGCGCATTGGCCGCTTCTATAATGCTATAGCCTTCGGTTGTAAGCCCAACCCGCAACAATTTGCGGATGGGTGGCTCATCATCGACAACCAGGATTTTCGGCTTTGGATCGCTCATCAGTTCCGGTCCATTTCTCTGCAGTACCCTGCATCCTAGCGCACGCACAAAAGACGCTCCGATGTCTATTTGCAAGCACGTCTTTATTCCAAAACCGGCTCCCACTTCTGGGAGACATGGTTCGCTGGCAAAGGTATTGTTATTGTGAAACGGGCACCGGAACTCTCGGCCCTGTTTCCGGCCCGAATGGTTCCACCCATTGCTTCAGTAAAGCCACGGGCAATGGAAAGACCAAGACCTGTTCCTGCCTGTACATGATCACCCTTTCGAACGCGATAGAATGTATCGAAAACCCGTTCAAGATCGACATCGGGAATGCCCGGGCCATGATCGCTGATCTCAAGCACCACATATCCACGCTCAACATGCGCTTCAAGCCTGATCTCTGATCCCTGCGGCGCATATTTTGCGGCGTTGTCGAGAAGATTAAACAGCACCTGCTCGAACAGGACCGCATCAAGCCGCAGCATGGGAAGCTCGGCTGCAACCGCTACCTGAACCTTGTGATGCGCGAGAATTTTGACGGCTCGATGCAACGCTGCCCCTACAATATCGCCAAGATAATGCAGCGACAAAGTGGGCTCCATAGCGCCTGATTCAATCCGTGTCATATCGAGCAGATTGGCAATAAAACGATTGAGCCGTTCGGACTGCTCGACAATGGTCGTTAGCAATTCGGTGCGATCGCTTCCAGGTAGTGACGCGGAATAGTCGCGCAATGTGGTGGCAGCACCCATGATACCGGCAAGCGGCGTTTTAAGATCGTGCGATATAGAGGTAAGAAGCGCGGAACGGAGCTTGTCTGCCTCTGCTGCAAGCTTGGCGCGTTCGACATCACCAACAAGCTGCACCCGCTCAATGGCAATGGCCGCCTGATCGCTGAGAGCTTCAAAAAGCCTTTGTTGTTCGGGTGTCAGGATTGGCCCCTGCCGATCATTGTCGAGGCCAATCACGCCGACAGACGTCCGTGCCGTCTTGAGCGGCAGATAAAGCCGCTTGGCACCAGGAAGGGTATCCGCACCTCGTCCCGCTGGCAGTTCATGTTCCCACGCCCAATGGGCTGCAGCAATATCGGCATCGACAAGACTGTCATCGGGTGGGTATCCTGCGCGAACCGCAATGCTGTCACCTTCCGGCAGCAGGATGACAACCCGTACTTTCAGCATGGAGGCGATCTGAAAGGCGGTTGCCCAGAGCACGTCGTCGAGCGAACCTGTCCCCGCCAGCTTCTTGCTGAAAAGATAAAGATCCTCAGTCATGTTTGCGCGCTGTCTTGCAGCTGCGGCCTGACGCTGTACGCGGCTTGCCAGATTGCTGGCGACAAAACTGACAAGCAGGAAGAACGAAAGCGCCACCACGCTTTCGGGGTCCGCGATAGACAGTGTGTAGAGCGGCGAGAGGAAGAAGAAGTTATAGGCAAAAGCGCTCAATACAGAGACAAACAGCGCAGGCCAAAGGCCAAGTGTGACTGCAACACCGAGAACACCGACAACGAAAACCAGTGCGATGCTTCGCACGTCGAGAAA contains the following coding sequences:
- a CDS encoding TIGR00645 family protein, giving the protein MERLIERSLFASRWLMAPMYIGLAMALVILVWVFIVELWRFAMIVPSMTVNDAVLGVLALIDLSLAANLLMIVIFAGYENFVSRMDLADHKDRPDWQGEVDFSALKLKLVASIVAISGIHLLKVFMDVAKYSADHIKWMVVIHLVFVISGVLLAAMDWIANHGKTLKKSKASKASD
- a CDS encoding sensor histidine kinase KdpD, with amino-acid sequence MVSDDLRLSDMRPSPDALLEQAERETRGRLKIFLGAAPGVGKTYEMLMSGRARKADGIDVVIGIVETHGRQETEALVDGLEIIDRKPVSYHGHRLEEMDIDAILKRQPQLVLVDELAHTNAPGSRHPKRYQDVEEILARGIDVYTTLNIQHVESLNDVVAQITRIRVRETVPDSIIDRADDVELIDLTPDDLIKRLNQGKIYLPKTAKRAIRNYFSPGNLTALRELALRRTAQRVDEQLLTHMRANAIQGPWAAGDRVLVAIDQRPNSASLVRYARRLADRMRAPWAAIHIETPRSAGLSDEAKDRLAATMRLCEQLGGETIIIPGQSIAEDLVRYASTHNFTHIVAGKSAKPRWREAIEGSVGHALIRHSGAIDVHITAAADRDNAGSARNIKTVSHSSGYDLKPYLVATLVTACALGVGLLLDQFLDVRSIALVFVVGVLGVAVTLGLWPALFVSVLSAFAYNFFFLSPLYTLSIADPESVVALSFFLLVSFVASNLASRVQRQAAAARQRANMTEDLYLFSKKLAGTGSLDDVLWATAFQIASMLKVRVVILLPEGDSIAVRAGYPPDDSLVDADIAAAHWAWEHELPAGRGADTLPGAKRLYLPLKTARTSVGVIGLDNDRQGPILTPEQQRLFEALSDQAAIAIERVQLVGDVERAKLAAEADKLRSALLTSISHDLKTPLAGIMGAATTLRDYSASLPGSDRTELLTTIVEQSERLNRFIANLLDMTRIESGAMEPTLSLHYLGDIVGAALHRAVKILAHHKVQVAVAAELPMLRLDAVLFEQVLFNLLDNAAKYAPQGSEIRLEAHVERGYVVLEISDHGPGIPDVDLERVFDTFYRVRKGDHVQAGTGLGLSIARGFTEAMGGTIRAGNRAESSGARFTITIPLPANHVSQKWEPVLE
- a CDS encoding response regulator transcription factor is translated as MSDPKPKILVVDDEPPIRKLLRVGLTTEGYSIIEAANAREADMLLQSENPDLVLLDLGLPDTDGHELLRLWREQGLTLPVLILSSRTDEAGIVRALEAGADDYISKPFGMKELAARTRVALRHKLQQQGEKPVFQSNGLSVDLVRRIVKLDEMEIKLSPKEYEILRLLVQHAGKVLTHQYILSHVWGPAADVQYLRIYVRQLRQKIEKSPDQPHYILTETGVGYRLREADAIEQS